A stretch of the Myxococcus guangdongensis genome encodes the following:
- a CDS encoding GNAT family N-acetyltransferase — translation MTMKQVDPGMEMAPAPVLDVVGLPNDLMAAVKFTLPTDEDMTAVAALRAGSEPWKSRGETQEDSLKALTQLKPFIHVARLQSQIVGYVTVERDGPVPGAAYLRNIVVKPELRKKGLGMVVLEQALRAARDMYRKTIALRVDPSNAPAVGFYRKAGFTTVATVVSKKSGKLRLLMSREL, via the coding sequence ATGACGATGAAGCAGGTGGACCCGGGCATGGAGATGGCCCCAGCCCCGGTGCTGGATGTGGTGGGCCTCCCCAACGACCTGATGGCGGCGGTGAAGTTCACCCTGCCCACCGACGAGGACATGACGGCGGTGGCGGCCCTGCGCGCCGGCTCCGAGCCCTGGAAGAGCCGGGGTGAGACGCAGGAGGACAGTCTCAAGGCCCTGACCCAGCTCAAGCCCTTCATCCACGTGGCCCGGCTGCAGAGTCAGATCGTCGGCTACGTCACGGTGGAGCGCGACGGCCCGGTGCCCGGCGCGGCCTACCTGCGCAACATCGTGGTGAAGCCGGAGCTGCGCAAGAAGGGCCTGGGGATGGTGGTGCTGGAGCAGGCGCTCCGGGCCGCGCGGGACATGTACCGCAAGACCATTGCCCTGCGCGTGGACCCGTCCAACGCGCCCGCGGTGGGCTTCTACCGCAAGGCGGGCTTCACCACCGTGGCCACGGTGGTGTCCAAGAAGTCCGGCAAGCTGCGGCTCCTGATGTCGCGCGAGCTGTAG
- a CDS encoding GNAT family N-acetyltransferase: protein MIHGLEQVDTERLRLRAFRESDVEAMFELHSDPRTNLVDASAAMSTREEARELLSRWLGDWAERGVGYWAVERREAPGVIVGVGGVRHKPLEGRTVLNLAYRFFPSAWGSGFATEVSRVAVEKARLHLPDVPLVAIIHPDNVPSVRVAERLGLRFERTVPYGTGDVPHRLYVVG from the coding sequence ATGATTCACGGCCTGGAGCAGGTGGACACCGAGCGGCTGCGGCTGCGCGCCTTCCGCGAGAGCGACGTGGAGGCGATGTTCGAGCTGCACAGCGACCCGCGGACGAACCTCGTCGATGCCTCCGCGGCCATGAGCACGCGGGAAGAAGCGCGGGAGCTGCTGTCGCGGTGGCTGGGGGATTGGGCCGAGCGGGGCGTGGGGTATTGGGCGGTAGAGCGACGCGAGGCGCCCGGCGTCATCGTGGGAGTCGGCGGCGTGCGGCACAAGCCACTCGAGGGGCGGACGGTGTTGAACCTGGCCTATCGGTTCTTCCCGTCCGCGTGGGGCTCGGGGTTCGCGACCGAGGTGAGTCGGGTGGCGGTGGAAAAGGCGCGGCTGCACCTGCCGGACGTCCCACTGGTCGCCATCATCCATCCCGACAACGTGCCGTCCGTGCGCGTGGCGGAGCGGCTGGGGCTTCGCTTCGAGCGCACCGTCCCCTACGGGACGGGAGACGTTCCCCACCGGCTGTACGTGGTGGGCTGA
- a CDS encoding NYN domain-containing protein — protein sequence MLTGRPSAASYVLIDAENIDWAVSNVVGRKPESQDRVQFDRLVAFCESYFPAPVRCVVVLNARGEQLPDVMIGFIRALKSAGCEVALLYGRPDQKVVDLGILKLLETIRTQRPHAAVGLASHDGGDFAEALKPMLEEKRQVAVLGLREYVSQRFRDLVPAGLKIVDLELNAKVFQRPLPRLLPVNVDEFDPMLFV from the coding sequence ATGCTCACTGGACGTCCTTCCGCCGCTTCCTACGTGCTCATCGATGCGGAGAACATCGACTGGGCCGTCTCCAACGTCGTCGGTCGTAAACCCGAGTCGCAGGACCGCGTGCAGTTCGACCGTCTGGTCGCCTTCTGCGAGAGCTACTTCCCCGCGCCCGTGCGCTGCGTGGTGGTGCTCAACGCGCGCGGCGAGCAGCTGCCCGACGTGATGATTGGCTTCATCCGCGCGCTGAAGTCCGCGGGCTGCGAGGTGGCGCTGCTCTACGGCCGGCCGGACCAGAAGGTGGTGGACCTGGGCATCCTCAAGCTCTTGGAGACCATCCGCACCCAGCGGCCCCATGCGGCCGTGGGCCTGGCCAGCCACGACGGCGGTGACTTCGCCGAGGCCCTCAAGCCCATGCTCGAGGAGAAGCGCCAGGTGGCCGTGCTCGGCCTGCGTGAGTACGTCAGCCAGCGCTTCCGCGACTTGGTCCCCGCGGGCCTGAAGATTGTCGACCTGGAGCTCAACGCGAAGGTGTTCCAGCGCCCGCTGCCCCGGCTGCTGCCGGTCAACGTGGACGAGTTCGACCCGATGCTGTTCGTCTAG
- a CDS encoding GTP-binding protein, producing MQLNHAQRELTLKIVYYGPGLSGKTTNLRQLHARAYPEVRGRLLTVDTHDDRTLFFDLLPVFFSTSSGFKVKVKLFTVPGQVIHNATRRIVLQGADAVVFIADSRHGATAENNAYWRNLQDNMKENGLDPVQVPVVIQFNKRDLPDARTDAELEEARKRGGEAVVGAVALKGEGVLETFHAVAQAAYRRLDARAHLARNVGLTELEFLSQVFGRMDLSGTALAGRYAAVTRDEQVGGGR from the coding sequence TTGCAACTGAACCACGCCCAGCGCGAGCTGACGCTCAAGATCGTCTACTACGGTCCCGGACTCAGCGGGAAGACGACGAACCTGCGTCAGCTCCACGCCCGCGCGTACCCGGAGGTCCGGGGTCGGTTGCTGACGGTGGACACGCACGACGACCGGACCCTGTTCTTCGATCTGCTGCCTGTCTTCTTCTCCACGTCCTCGGGCTTCAAGGTGAAGGTGAAGCTCTTCACCGTGCCCGGGCAGGTCATCCACAACGCCACCCGGCGCATCGTGTTGCAGGGCGCCGACGCGGTGGTGTTCATCGCGGACAGCCGCCACGGCGCGACCGCGGAGAACAACGCCTACTGGCGCAACCTGCAGGACAACATGAAGGAGAACGGGCTGGACCCCGTGCAGGTGCCCGTCGTCATCCAGTTCAACAAGCGGGATTTGCCCGACGCGCGCACGGACGCGGAGCTGGAGGAGGCGCGCAAGCGCGGCGGGGAGGCCGTGGTGGGCGCGGTGGCCCTCAAGGGCGAGGGCGTGCTGGAGACCTTCCACGCCGTGGCGCAGGCGGCCTACCGGCGGCTGGACGCGCGCGCGCACCTGGCGCGCAACGTGGGCCTCACCGAGCTGGAGTTCCTCTCCCAGGTCTTCGGCCGCATGGACCTGTCGGGCACCGCGCTGGCCGGGCGCTACGCCGCCGTCACCCGCGACGAGCAGGTGGGGGGCGGGCGATGA
- a CDS encoding VOC family protein, whose product MKPVPEGFSRISPGLFYEDAPKAIDWLEKAFGFQTRLKVEGAPGTIVHSELVYGEAVLLVNSVSSKFPGRTVGSTSACYLMVYVDDVDAHCARARAAGARIVQEPKTTDYGEDYWTDRGYGAEDLEGHSWWFAQRLSSKG is encoded by the coding sequence ATGAAGCCGGTTCCCGAGGGGTTCTCACGCATCAGTCCCGGGCTGTTCTACGAGGACGCGCCCAAGGCCATCGATTGGTTGGAGAAGGCCTTCGGGTTCCAGACGCGGCTGAAGGTGGAGGGCGCGCCGGGCACCATCGTCCACTCGGAGCTGGTGTATGGCGAGGCCGTCCTCCTGGTGAACTCGGTCTCCTCCAAGTTCCCGGGCCGCACGGTGGGAAGCACGAGCGCGTGCTACCTGATGGTGTACGTGGACGACGTAGACGCGCACTGCGCGCGGGCGCGGGCCGCGGGCGCCAGAATCGTCCAGGAGCCGAAGACCACGGACTACGGCGAGGACTACTGGACGGACCGGGGCTACGGCGCCGAGGACCTGGAGGGCCACTCCTGGTGGTTCGCCCAGCGGCTGTCGTCCAAGGGCTGA
- a CDS encoding Hint domain-containing protein yields MKPCSRFSVPVTAALPLVALATSAWAGPLRSPDRGLDGATLVEDSQYMRRVFEEKSRGAGGESIAIDLADPAQYRFVMNRLRGSGKTVANAPRLFERLALAQRKALAHKSAGTQAAPLANNWGCDHFLNLTRGVTSGAVRVYESNPWAACLNGASYVYTDIVAFNANNAETQTTVVDSASGEEYAAGQSFDDVIVRPAIPVNQDRQVILDSMMIAMNENTGEEVVTFVRGQSSTTTGGADLALEHPRLSVPTSGKLNTELCQMRGGIDCDYAAVGASLAPSGGNPPTSIALRNPAVTASWVGDAANNFPLTRAWDWSHVYVPTKFVFNAGSKNGIACVIKEILPGSKVRLVKPITGGTCMSQADLTPFLAGSINSQTASVTLLADLTRETSIAGTGVENCAMQTIINQPVEYVITVSTKVNCGTAANTPASVTVRMLSDSRYRYGVQVWNSCMAEGTTVVLADGSVVPVESVKRGQRIVTNAKGDLLTVRDIQVGGERDAMVNLRDDKGHAVSLTDKHPVIMADGKPLAAGKLKVADQVSTREGVATLTSVTREKYTGKVYNFSLGTTEELARAGKHANTMFANGFRVGDNAMQGELTAPVADSRETLERLPASWHQDYARAPAFVAGQR; encoded by the coding sequence ATGAAGCCGTGCTCGCGTTTCTCGGTGCCCGTTACCGCGGCCCTGCCGCTCGTCGCGCTCGCGACGTCCGCCTGGGCCGGTCCGTTGCGCTCCCCGGACCGGGGATTGGACGGAGCCACGCTGGTGGAGGATTCGCAGTACATGCGCCGCGTCTTCGAGGAGAAGTCCCGGGGCGCGGGTGGCGAGAGCATCGCCATCGACCTGGCCGACCCGGCCCAGTACCGCTTCGTGATGAACCGCCTGCGCGGCTCCGGGAAGACGGTCGCCAACGCGCCCCGCCTCTTCGAGCGGCTGGCGCTGGCGCAGAGGAAGGCCCTGGCGCACAAGAGCGCGGGCACGCAGGCGGCGCCCCTGGCCAACAACTGGGGCTGTGACCACTTCCTCAACCTGACCCGCGGCGTCACCAGCGGCGCGGTGCGCGTCTACGAGAGCAACCCCTGGGCGGCGTGCCTCAACGGCGCCAGCTACGTGTACACGGACATCGTCGCCTTCAACGCGAACAACGCGGAGACGCAGACGACGGTGGTGGACTCGGCCTCCGGCGAGGAGTACGCGGCCGGCCAGAGCTTCGACGACGTCATCGTGCGGCCGGCCATCCCGGTGAACCAGGACCGGCAGGTCATCCTCGACTCGATGATGATCGCCATGAACGAGAACACGGGCGAGGAGGTCGTCACCTTCGTGCGCGGCCAGTCGAGCACGACGACGGGCGGCGCGGACCTGGCGCTCGAGCACCCGCGCCTGTCGGTGCCCACCAGCGGCAAGCTGAACACGGAGCTGTGCCAGATGCGCGGCGGCATCGACTGTGACTACGCCGCGGTGGGGGCCTCGCTGGCGCCCTCGGGCGGCAACCCCCCGACGAGCATCGCGCTGCGCAACCCCGCGGTCACGGCCTCGTGGGTGGGGGATGCCGCCAACAACTTCCCCCTGACGCGCGCGTGGGACTGGTCGCACGTCTACGTGCCCACCAAGTTCGTCTTCAACGCGGGCAGCAAGAACGGCATCGCCTGCGTCATCAAGGAGATCCTCCCGGGCTCCAAGGTGCGTCTGGTCAAGCCCATCACGGGCGGCACCTGCATGAGCCAGGCGGACCTGACGCCCTTCCTCGCCGGCTCCATCAACAGCCAGACGGCGAGCGTGACGCTGCTGGCGGACCTGACGCGGGAGACGTCCATCGCGGGCACGGGCGTGGAGAACTGCGCGATGCAGACCATCATCAACCAGCCGGTGGAGTACGTCATCACGGTGAGCACCAAGGTGAACTGCGGCACGGCGGCGAACACGCCGGCGTCCGTGACGGTGCGCATGCTGTCCGACTCGCGCTATCGCTATGGCGTGCAGGTGTGGAACTCCTGCATGGCGGAGGGCACGACGGTGGTGCTGGCGGATGGCAGCGTCGTCCCGGTGGAGTCGGTGAAGCGCGGCCAGCGCATTGTGACGAACGCGAAGGGTGACCTGCTCACCGTGCGCGACATCCAGGTGGGTGGCGAGCGCGACGCGATGGTGAACCTGCGTGACGACAAGGGCCACGCGGTCAGCCTCACCGACAAGCACCCGGTCATCATGGCGGACGGCAAGCCGCTGGCGGCTGGCAAGCTGAAGGTGGCGGACCAGGTCAGCACCCGCGAGGGCGTGGCCACGCTGACGTCCGTCACGCGCGAGAAGTACACGGGCAAGGTCTACAACTTCAGCCTCGGGACGACCGAGGAGCTGGCGCGCGCGGGGAAGCACGCGAACACGATGTTCGCCAACGGCTTCCGCGTGGGTGACAACGCGATGCAGGGCGAGCTGACGGCGCCCGTGGCGGATTCGCGCGAGACGCTCGAGCGCCTGCCGGCCTCGTGGCACCAGGACTACGCCCGCGCTCCGGCGTTCGTGGCGGGTCAGCGCTAG
- a CDS encoding PilT/PilU family type 4a pilus ATPase, with protein sequence MRPLAELLRHLSRPGVTELTLATGRPPMIRGSGGYEPVDPAAVTTEDVVRALQAMVGVARASTVSDAPSQWSVNANGLGALSIAAQRRGDLMHLRLSRAAEAGAAPAAAAAPTAAAPATARASTAAVQGAGQTAAQGAAGYGAPSASTGYAAQGAGPATPGTAAGYGAQATARNVATGSSGAQATSPGASAGYGAQGTAGQATSPGASMGYGAQGTSAGHGAQAAPQGAAVQSPSQGGYSSSGTQEAARNLAASRLTGGARDLAVVLEQGRSVRASDVHVVAERPVLFRLAGDLVPQGGVLDAARVEGMLLPVVPERLRAVLERDGSCDFSLDSPEMGRFRVNVSRHRTGLKGTFRVIARDIPTLESLGLPQDIAKATHHHQGLIVITGPSGHGKTSTLAALVDLINSHTSHHILTVEDPVEFVHPRKKALISQREVGGHTRTFASALKGSLREDPDVIVVGELRDTETVRMALAAAETGHLLISTMNTPSAAKTIDRLIDLFPPADQQQVRLSLSSGLRLIVSQRLMASADGKSMVAAAEVLPGSVALGNLIRDNKTYQIPSLQQRGKSLGIVRFEDSMADLVRAGKVKLEVAKGFVDNPDELEAVVTGRRPGTSVAAPETPQDSARLLSKMGSLMGRKGG encoded by the coding sequence ATGAGACCCCTTGCTGAGCTGTTGCGCCATCTGTCGCGGCCTGGAGTGACGGAGCTGACCCTGGCCACGGGCCGACCGCCCATGATTCGGGGGAGCGGTGGATATGAGCCGGTGGACCCGGCGGCGGTGACGACGGAGGACGTCGTGCGGGCGCTGCAGGCCATGGTGGGCGTGGCCCGGGCCTCCACCGTCTCGGATGCGCCGTCGCAGTGGTCCGTCAACGCCAACGGGTTGGGCGCGCTGTCCATCGCCGCCCAGCGTCGGGGCGACCTCATGCACCTGAGGCTGTCGCGCGCGGCGGAGGCTGGCGCCGCTCCGGCGGCAGCGGCGGCTCCGACTGCAGCGGCTCCAGCAACCGCGCGAGCTTCCACCGCGGCCGTGCAGGGCGCGGGGCAGACCGCCGCACAGGGAGCGGCCGGGTACGGCGCACCGAGCGCTTCGACGGGATATGCCGCGCAAGGCGCGGGACCGGCGACGCCGGGCACCGCGGCCGGGTACGGGGCCCAGGCCACCGCCAGGAACGTGGCCACCGGGAGCTCCGGCGCGCAGGCCACGTCACCAGGTGCCTCGGCCGGTTACGGCGCGCAGGGCACCGCGGGACAGGCCACGTCACCGGGCGCCTCGATGGGTTACGGCGCGCAGGGCACTTCCGCGGGCCACGGTGCGCAGGCCGCTCCGCAGGGCGCCGCGGTGCAGTCCCCCTCGCAAGGCGGGTATTCGAGCTCGGGAACGCAAGAGGCCGCGCGGAACCTCGCGGCGTCGCGGCTGACGGGTGGGGCCCGGGACCTGGCGGTGGTGCTGGAGCAGGGCCGGAGCGTGCGGGCCAGCGACGTGCACGTGGTGGCCGAGCGCCCCGTGCTCTTCCGCCTCGCCGGAGACCTCGTGCCCCAGGGCGGCGTGCTCGACGCCGCGCGCGTGGAGGGCATGCTGCTGCCCGTGGTGCCGGAGCGGCTGCGCGCCGTGCTCGAGCGCGACGGCAGCTGCGACTTCTCGCTCGACTCGCCGGAGATGGGGCGCTTCCGCGTCAACGTCTCGCGCCACCGCACGGGCCTCAAGGGCACCTTCCGCGTCATCGCCCGCGACATCCCCACGCTGGAGTCGCTCGGCCTGCCTCAGGACATCGCGAAGGCCACCCACCACCACCAGGGCCTCATCGTCATCACCGGCCCGTCCGGCCATGGCAAGACGAGCACCCTGGCCGCGCTGGTGGACCTCATCAACAGCCACACGTCCCACCACATCCTCACCGTGGAGGACCCGGTCGAGTTCGTGCACCCGCGCAAGAAGGCGCTCATCAGCCAGCGCGAGGTGGGCGGGCACACGCGCACCTTCGCCAGCGCGCTCAAGGGCAGCCTCCGCGAGGACCCGGACGTCATCGTCGTGGGCGAGCTGCGCGACACGGAGACGGTGCGCATGGCGTTGGCGGCCGCGGAGACGGGCCACCTGCTCATCAGCACCATGAACACGCCGAGCGCGGCGAAGACCATCGACCGGCTCATCGACCTGTTCCCGCCCGCGGACCAGCAGCAGGTGCGCCTGTCCCTGTCGAGCGGCTTGCGCCTCATCGTCAGCCAGCGGCTGATGGCGAGCGCGGACGGCAAGAGCATGGTGGCCGCGGCGGAGGTGCTGCCGGGCTCCGTGGCGCTGGGCAACCTCATCCGCGACAACAAGACGTACCAGATTCCCTCGCTCCAGCAGCGCGGCAAGAGCCTGGGCATCGTCCGCTTCGAGGACTCGATGGCGGACCTGGTGCGCGCGGGCAAGGTGAAGCTGGAGGTGGCGAAGGGCTTCGTGGACAACCCGGACGAGCTGGAGGCGGTGGTGACGGGACGCAGGCCGGGCACGTCGGTGGCCGCGCCGGAGACGCCACAGGACAGCGCGCGGCTGCTCAGCAAGATGGGCTCGCTGATGGGAAGGAAGGGGGGCTGA
- a CDS encoding SRPBCC domain-containing protein: MTTPQTARVTTFLALEPQVAFEVFTEETNLWWRKGPRFRGSRAPDSVVRFEGGAGGRLVEEDSDGVFEIGRVLSWVPGLHLRFEWRGRNFAPGELTEVDVRFESAEGGTRVVLEHRGWESLRPDHPVRHGQDVAAFLATMGMWWASLTIALRTVASRSTPRVG, translated from the coding sequence ATGACGACGCCCCAGACAGCCCGCGTGACGACCTTCCTCGCCCTGGAGCCCCAGGTGGCCTTCGAGGTCTTCACCGAGGAGACCAACCTCTGGTGGCGCAAGGGGCCTCGCTTCCGGGGCTCCCGAGCGCCCGACAGCGTGGTGCGCTTCGAGGGCGGCGCCGGAGGCCGGCTGGTGGAGGAGGACTCCGACGGCGTCTTCGAGATTGGACGCGTGCTGTCGTGGGTGCCCGGCCTCCACCTGCGCTTCGAGTGGCGCGGCCGGAACTTCGCGCCCGGCGAGCTCACCGAGGTGGACGTGCGCTTCGAGTCCGCCGAGGGCGGCACCCGCGTCGTCCTGGAGCACCGTGGCTGGGAGTCGCTGCGCCCGGACCACCCCGTGCGCCACGGCCAGGACGTCGCCGCCTTCCTCGCGACGATGGGCATGTGGTGGGCAAGCCTCACCATCGCGTTGCGCACCGTGGCTTCCCGCTCGACGCCACGCGTTGGATGA
- a CDS encoding type IV pilus twitching motility protein PilT: protein MNTPRIAQFFDILLEQKGSDLHLSVGYPPMGRIRGELTPLREAALTTQELEGLLFEIVNPAQKRQIVEELDLDFAYGYGTKARFRANYFYKQTGLGAVFRTIPSKVLTLDDLKTPEIVRKLAERRSGLVLVTGPTGSGKSTTLAGMVNHINQTRPAHILTIEDPVEFVHESAKAQVTHREVGPHASSFATAIRSAGREDPNVILIGELRTNETMKLALQLASFGVLVFATVHTNSAPATIDRIINSFPADEQAQVRGMLAESLAGIVAQQLIKTADGKGRVAALEILVGGAAIAAMIREGKVFQIASKMQAGQGQGMQTLDMHLERMVRDNVITPEAALEKAQDKENLAKVIQRLKPDWVLPESMKA, encoded by the coding sequence ATGAACACGCCACGCATCGCCCAGTTCTTCGACATCCTGCTGGAGCAGAAGGGCAGCGACCTGCACCTGAGCGTCGGCTATCCCCCCATGGGCCGCATCCGCGGCGAGCTGACGCCCCTGCGCGAGGCGGCGCTGACGACGCAGGAGCTGGAAGGGCTGCTCTTCGAAATCGTCAACCCGGCGCAGAAGCGGCAGATCGTCGAGGAGCTGGACCTCGACTTCGCCTACGGCTACGGGACGAAGGCGCGCTTCCGCGCGAACTACTTCTACAAGCAGACGGGCCTGGGCGCGGTGTTCCGCACCATTCCGAGCAAGGTGCTCACGCTCGACGACCTGAAGACGCCCGAAATCGTGCGCAAGCTGGCCGAGCGTCGCAGCGGCCTGGTGCTGGTGACGGGGCCGACGGGCAGCGGCAAGTCCACCACGCTCGCGGGCATGGTGAACCACATCAACCAGACGCGCCCGGCGCACATCCTCACCATCGAGGACCCGGTGGAGTTCGTCCACGAGTCCGCGAAGGCGCAGGTGACGCACCGGGAAGTGGGCCCGCACGCGTCGAGCTTCGCCACGGCCATCCGCTCGGCGGGCCGCGAGGACCCCAACGTCATCCTCATCGGCGAGTTGCGCACGAACGAGACGATGAAGCTGGCGCTCCAGCTCGCGAGCTTCGGCGTGCTGGTGTTCGCCACGGTGCACACCAACAGCGCGCCGGCGACCATCGACCGCATCATCAACTCGTTCCCCGCGGACGAGCAGGCGCAGGTGCGGGGCATGCTCGCGGAGAGCCTCGCGGGCATCGTCGCCCAGCAGCTCATCAAGACGGCGGACGGCAAGGGCCGCGTGGCGGCGCTGGAAATCCTGGTGGGCGGCGCGGCCATCGCGGCGATGATTCGCGAGGGCAAGGTCTTCCAGATTGCGTCCAAGATGCAGGCGGGCCAGGGCCAGGGCATGCAGACGTTGGACATGCACCTGGAGCGCATGGTGCGCGACAACGTCATCACGCCCGAGGCGGCGCTGGAGAAGGCCCAGGACAAGGAGAACCTGGCCAAGGTCATCCAGCGGCTCAAGCCGGACTGGGTGCTGCCGGAGTCGATGAAGGCGTAG
- a CDS encoding ArsR/SmtB family transcription factor: MGAARRLDETFAALADPTRRGVIDLLREEPRRAGELAAAFDMSAPAMSRHLRVLRKTGLVEEEAIEEDARVKVYRLRPERFGELRAWLDEVESFWGDQLSAFKAHAERTRKKT, from the coding sequence ATGGGAGCCGCCCGCCGCCTCGATGAGACCTTCGCCGCGCTGGCCGACCCGACCCGTCGGGGGGTCATCGACCTGCTGCGCGAGGAGCCCCGGCGCGCGGGCGAGCTGGCCGCCGCCTTCGACATGTCCGCGCCCGCCATGTCCCGTCACCTGCGCGTGCTGCGCAAGACGGGGCTGGTGGAGGAGGAGGCCATCGAGGAGGACGCCCGCGTGAAGGTGTACCGGCTGCGCCCCGAGCGCTTCGGGGAGCTGCGCGCGTGGCTCGACGAGGTGGAGTCCTTCTGGGGAGATCAGCTCTCCGCGTTCAAGGCCCACGCCGAGCGCACCCGGAAGAAGACGTGA
- a CDS encoding ATP-binding protein, giving the protein MSGGYQGSVPPEGSRRESVLQRRLSLGEMLDLPSFSEVVKSFSELYRVGIKVLDARGTKLADVKVGHGDFCAYVFSFPDGRSRCTATVARVKDGPVVPLNGARVAQGDGAEEAGLIALPCFTGLRYLVMPVRWEGDFLGRVILGPFTPEELGDFPETLTDISALELTRAQELVSKVRRAPERTVVQVLTHFGQVLAALVASGHRTYLTTQLHIEAMLETHRELEAQNSRLAQVNTRLKELDRLKSTFLGTVSHELRTPLASIIGYSEMLAEGLAGVLNPEQLLYVRTIVEKGESLLNLISSILDLSQIEAGKLRLSVGPVDLASVIQTAVSTVLPQAQRKGVELEVRLPPLPRPRLAGDADKLRQVLVNLLANALKFTASGGRVSVVLSEAGVQDVLGLTGYRVCVEDTGVGIREDQFERIFQSFYQVDGSSTREHGGAGLGLAIVKSLVEGHGGKVFVESEFGRGSRFTVVLPMQPPIPEHGLLAAPAPVPELPPGPDRF; this is encoded by the coding sequence ATGAGCGGCGGCTACCAGGGCAGCGTGCCCCCGGAGGGCTCGCGCCGCGAGTCCGTCCTCCAGCGCCGGCTGTCCCTGGGTGAGATGCTGGACCTCCCGTCGTTCTCGGAGGTGGTGAAGAGCTTCAGCGAGCTGTACCGCGTGGGCATCAAGGTGCTCGACGCGCGCGGCACCAAGCTGGCCGACGTGAAGGTGGGCCACGGCGACTTCTGCGCGTACGTCTTCTCCTTCCCGGACGGCCGCTCGCGCTGCACCGCCACCGTGGCGCGCGTGAAGGACGGCCCCGTCGTCCCGCTCAACGGCGCGCGCGTGGCCCAGGGCGACGGCGCGGAGGAGGCGGGCCTCATCGCGCTGCCGTGCTTCACCGGCCTGCGCTACCTGGTGATGCCGGTGCGCTGGGAAGGGGACTTCCTGGGCCGCGTCATCCTGGGGCCCTTCACCCCCGAGGAGCTGGGCGACTTCCCGGAGACCCTCACGGACATCTCCGCGCTGGAGCTCACGCGCGCGCAGGAGCTGGTGTCCAAGGTGCGCCGCGCGCCCGAGCGCACCGTGGTGCAGGTGCTCACGCACTTCGGCCAGGTGCTCGCCGCGCTCGTCGCCAGCGGCCACCGCACGTACCTGACGACGCAGCTGCACATCGAGGCGATGCTGGAGACGCACCGCGAGCTGGAGGCGCAGAACTCGCGCCTGGCGCAGGTGAACACGCGCCTCAAGGAACTGGACCGGCTCAAGTCCACCTTCCTGGGCACGGTGAGCCACGAGCTGCGCACGCCCTTGGCGTCCATCATCGGCTACTCGGAGATGCTGGCCGAGGGCCTGGCCGGCGTGCTCAACCCCGAGCAGCTGCTCTACGTGCGCACCATCGTCGAGAAGGGCGAGTCGCTGCTCAACCTCATCTCGTCCATCCTCGACCTGAGCCAGATCGAGGCCGGCAAGCTGCGGCTGTCGGTGGGGCCGGTGGACCTGGCCAGCGTCATCCAGACGGCGGTCTCCACCGTGCTGCCCCAGGCGCAGCGCAAGGGCGTGGAGCTGGAGGTGCGCCTGCCGCCCCTGCCCAGGCCCCGGCTGGCGGGCGACGCGGACAAGCTGCGCCAGGTGCTGGTGAACCTGCTCGCCAACGCGCTGAAGTTCACCGCGTCCGGAGGCCGGGTGTCGGTGGTGCTGTCGGAGGCGGGCGTCCAGGACGTGCTGGGGCTCACCGGCTACCGCGTCTGCGTGGAGGACACCGGCGTGGGCATCCGCGAGGACCAGTTCGAGCGCATCTTCCAGAGCTTCTACCAGGTGGACGGCAGCTCCACGCGCGAGCACGGCGGCGCGGGGCTGGGCCTGGCCATCGTGAAGAGCCTGGTGGAAGGCCACGGCGGCAAGGTGTTCGTGGAGAGCGAGTTCGGACGCGGCTCGCGCTTCACGGTGGTGCTGCCCATGCAGCCGCCCATCCCCGAGCACGGCCTGCTGGCGGCCCCCGCGCCCGTGCCCGAGCTGCCGCCGGGGCCGGACCGCTTCTGA